The proteins below come from a single Oscillospiraceae bacterium genomic window:
- a CDS encoding sugar transferase: MYQRYVKRLLDIILSLAATILLAIPMGIIALWIKADSPGPVFFKQRRVGKGKTHFNILKFRTMRGDTPHDVPTHLLKNADSYITRSGAFLRKTSLDELPQIYNILAGQMSVIGPRPALYNQYDLIEARDKVHANDIRPGLTGLAQVNGRDELPIDVKARYDGEYAAHLTFWADLKIFFRSITYVFQHRGVVEGGTGALDQTKTGKSSK; encoded by the coding sequence ATGTATCAGCGTTATGTAAAGCGTCTGCTCGATATTATCCTGTCACTGGCCGCCACGATCCTTCTGGCAATTCCAATGGGGATCATTGCGCTGTGGATCAAGGCGGATTCCCCGGGGCCGGTCTTTTTCAAGCAGCGCCGTGTCGGCAAGGGCAAAACGCATTTTAACATTCTTAAATTCCGCACGATGCGCGGAGATACTCCCCACGATGTGCCGACCCATCTGTTGAAGAATGCCGACAGCTACATAACCCGCAGCGGTGCCTTTCTGCGTAAGACGAGCCTTGATGAGCTGCCCCAGATCTACAATATTCTGGCCGGGCAGATGAGCGTCATCGGCCCGCGCCCGGCGCTCTACAACCAGTATGATCTGATCGAAGCGCGGGACAAGGTACACGCCAATGACATTCGTCCCGGCCTGACGGGGCTTGCACAGGTCAACGGACGCGATGAGCTGCCCATTGATGTGAAGGCGCGCTATGACGGCGAGTACGCCGCGCACCTGACCTTCTGGGCGGATCTGAAGATTTTCTTCCGCAGCATCACCTATGTATTCCAGCACCGCGGTGTTGTCGAGGGCGGCACAGGCGCGCTTGACCAGACAAAAACCGGAAAATCGTCAAAATGA
- a CDS encoding polysaccharide biosynthesis protein — protein sequence MQQDSKQIIKGLPRRIALMLLDCGLIVVCYWLAVMLRFDSGDAYRRVEIVRAMAPMLLYVLPIYMIVFWFGGLYEIMWEYAGMRDLARLTCLSGLATGLIMLFDLIYHNRPISGAVLIFGAVFNTAAIAGVRFLWRLLRTVQDTKANKPEDDTPLLIVGAGNAGAWAVNLCKNKNQSFGNPVCLVDDDLTKKGLRVQGVPVRGTISDIPELVRKYHILEIVIAITTVKGDRLSEIINLCNSTHCRVRMLSDPQAVDENGNPVAAGFRELNTADFLSRDEIQLNNAQISEYLHDKVVLVTGGGGSIGSELCRQIMRYQPRRLLIFDIYENCAYELETELKNKYGPEAPVITLIGSIRDKARLDEVFDTYHPSVVFHAAAHKHVPLMEISPAEAVKNNVFGTKNLLTSAAEHGVERFVQLSTDKAVNPTNVMGCTKRLCEMLIQTFSRGTDMTCVAVRFGNVLGSHGSVIPLFEEQIKRGGPVTITHPDIVRYFMTITEAAQLVLQAGGLAKGGSIYVLDMGEPVKIMDLANRLIRFYGYEPGVNMQVKITGLRPGEKLYEELLMDTEQDKMAKTAHNKIFIAPPMQIDLEKFYTDLQTLKTAARHNDNDVVDILQEMVPTYHPNRRVRADHTVVAATGNTAIFSKEEVNRKLQGDKPAAKED from the coding sequence ATGCAACAGGATTCCAAACAAATCATTAAGGGTCTGCCGCGCCGCATCGCCTTGATGCTGCTGGACTGCGGGCTTATCGTAGTATGCTACTGGCTGGCCGTAATGCTCCGCTTTGACAGCGGCGATGCCTACCGCCGCGTAGAGATCGTGCGCGCCATGGCTCCCATGCTGCTGTATGTGCTGCCGATCTATATGATCGTATTCTGGTTCGGCGGCCTGTATGAGATCATGTGGGAATATGCCGGTATGCGGGACCTTGCCCGCCTGACCTGCCTGTCAGGTCTGGCTACCGGCCTGATCATGCTGTTTGACCTCATCTACCACAACCGCCCAATCTCCGGTGCCGTGCTGATCTTTGGCGCGGTGTTCAATACGGCGGCAATCGCAGGCGTGCGCTTCCTGTGGCGTCTGCTTCGCACCGTGCAGGATACCAAGGCCAACAAGCCGGAGGATGATACGCCGCTGCTGATCGTCGGCGCTGGCAATGCCGGTGCATGGGCGGTCAACCTCTGCAAAAACAAAAACCAGAGCTTCGGCAACCCGGTCTGCCTGGTGGACGATGACCTGACCAAAAAGGGTCTGCGCGTGCAGGGTGTGCCTGTGCGCGGCACGATCTCTGACATACCGGAGCTTGTGCGCAAATATCATATCCTCGAGATCGTCATTGCCATCACCACCGTCAAGGGCGACCGCCTCAGTGAGATCATCAACCTCTGCAACTCTACCCACTGCCGTGTGCGGATGCTCAGCGACCCGCAGGCTGTCGATGAAAACGGCAATCCTGTCGCAGCAGGCTTCCGTGAATTGAACACGGCCGACTTTCTCTCCCGCGATGAAATCCAGCTGAACAATGCCCAGATCTCGGAGTATCTGCATGACAAGGTCGTGCTGGTCACGGGCGGCGGCGGCTCCATCGGCAGTGAGCTTTGCCGCCAGATCATGCGCTACCAGCCGCGCCGGCTGCTGATCTTCGACATCTATGAAAACTGTGCCTACGAGCTTGAGACAGAGCTGAAAAACAAGTACGGCCCGGAGGCTCCCGTCATCACACTGATCGGCTCGATCCGCGACAAAGCCCGTCTGGATGAGGTGTTTGACACCTACCATCCGTCCGTTGTCTTTCACGCTGCGGCCCACAAGCATGTGCCGCTTATGGAGATCAGCCCGGCCGAGGCCGTCAAGAACAATGTGTTCGGCACTAAGAATCTGCTGACCTCTGCGGCGGAGCACGGCGTGGAGCGTTTTGTTCAGCTCTCCACCGATAAGGCCGTCAACCCCACCAATGTCATGGGCTGTACCAAGCGCCTGTGTGAAATGCTGATCCAGACCTTCTCCCGCGGCACAGACATGACCTGCGTAGCTGTGCGCTTCGGCAATGTGCTGGGCAGCCACGGCAGTGTTATCCCGCTGTTTGAGGAGCAGATCAAGCGCGGCGGCCCCGTGACGATCACCCACCCGGATATTGTGCGCTACTTTATGACCATCACCGAGGCTGCGCAGCTGGTGCTGCAGGCGGGGGGACTTGCCAAGGGCGGCAGCATTTATGTGCTGGATATGGGGGAACCGGTCAAGATCATGGACCTTGCTAACCGGCTGATCCGCTTTTATGGCTACGAGCCGGGCGTCAACATGCAGGTCAAGATCACCGGCCTGCGCCCCGGCGAAAAGCTGTATGAGGAGCTGCTCATGGACACAGAGCAGGACAAGATGGCCAAGACGGCCCACAACAAGATCTTCATTGCGCCGCCGATGCAGATCGACCTTGAAAAATTTTACACCGATCTGCAGACGCTCAAAACGGCCGCCCGTCACAACGATAACGATGTTGTTGACATTCTGCAGGAGATGGTGCCCACCTATCACCCCAACCGGCGTGTGCGTGCAGACCATACCGTTGTGGCCGCCACCGGCAACACGGCCATCTTCTCCAAGGAAGAAGTCAACCGCAAGCTGCAGGGGGACAAGCCCGCTGCCAAGGAGGACTGA
- a CDS encoding helix-turn-helix domain-containing protein, which translates to MANRVFQNVVYQMKDAVDRVVGVIDETGTVISCSELGQIGEVREGVATVRQTAGDAFVRDGYAYHQFSNAKHNDYAVFVEGTDTTAEQFAAMLSISLQSIKQYHDEKFDKTNFIKNVVLDNILPGDIYAKARELHFVSDVQRVVLLIRVTSGNDISAYDVVSGLFPDKQKDFVFNISETDTVLVKEIKPDNNTRDMEKLAASIVDTLQGDHYIKAVVGIGTPIGNIKDLASSFKEAQIAMEVGKVFDTERQVISYDHLGIARLIYQLPTTLCEAFLREVFKQESIDSLDAETLFTIQRFFENNLNVSETSRGLFVHRNTLVYRLEKIRKLTGLDLRNFDDAIVFKVALMVKKYLSANPAKY; encoded by the coding sequence ATGGCTAACAGGGTATTCCAGAATGTGGTGTACCAGATGAAGGACGCAGTGGACCGTGTTGTCGGCGTTATCGACGAGACAGGCACCGTGATCTCCTGCTCCGAACTGGGGCAGATCGGTGAGGTGCGCGAGGGCGTAGCTACCGTCCGCCAGACGGCCGGCGATGCCTTTGTGCGCGATGGCTATGCCTACCATCAGTTCTCCAACGCCAAGCATAATGACTACGCCGTCTTTGTGGAGGGCACCGATACCACGGCGGAGCAGTTTGCCGCCATGCTGTCCATCAGCCTGCAGAGCATCAAGCAGTATCACGATGAAAAGTTCGACAAGACAAACTTCATAAAAAATGTCGTGCTGGACAACATCCTGCCCGGCGACATCTACGCCAAGGCCCGCGAGCTGCACTTTGTCTCCGATGTACAGCGCGTTGTGCTGCTCATCCGCGTGACCTCCGGCAATGACATTTCCGCTTATGATGTTGTCAGCGGTCTTTTCCCGGACAAGCAGAAGGACTTTGTCTTTAACATCAGCGAGACGGACACCGTCCTCGTCAAGGAGATCAAGCCGGACAACAACACCCGCGATATGGAAAAGCTGGCTGCCTCCATTGTGGATACGCTGCAGGGCGACCATTACATCAAGGCCGTGGTCGGCATCGGCACCCCCATCGGCAACATCAAGGATCTGGCCTCCAGCTTTAAGGAGGCACAGATTGCAATGGAGGTCGGCAAGGTGTTTGACACCGAGCGTCAGGTCATCAGCTATGACCATCTGGGCATCGCCCGCCTGATCTACCAGCTGCCCACGACCCTCTGCGAGGCCTTCCTGCGGGAGGTCTTTAAGCAGGAGAGCATTGACAGTCTCGACGCTGAGACGCTGTTCACCATCCAGCGCTTCTTTGAAAACAACCTGAATGTCTCGGAAACGAGCCGCGGGCTGTTTGTCCACCGCAACACGCTGGTCTACCGTCTGGAAAAGATTCGCAAGCTGACCGGCCTTGACCTGCGCAACTTTGATGATGCCATCGTCTTTAAGGTGGCCCTGATGGTCAAGAAGTACCTCTCCGCCAATCCGGCCAAATATTGA